A stretch of DNA from Juglans microcarpa x Juglans regia isolate MS1-56 chromosome 5D, Jm3101_v1.0, whole genome shotgun sequence:
CCTAGGGGCCTATTTCAAACCGTAAATGGATTTAGTCAACTTACAGATATGAGAAAAAAGGTCGGGATTCACAAACTAGGGTGGCTGCTGCCATGTGCACATCCTCTTCGAGGTCACCgtgtaaaaatgcattttggATGTCTAGTTGGTACAACGACTAGTGAGAAGCAGCTACAAGAGACAATATGAGTTGAATGGTGACGGGCTTGACTACAGGACTAAAGTCTCTGTATAGTCAAGCCCTGGTTGCTGATGGAAACCCTTGGCCACAAGGCGTGCCTTGCAAAGTTCAAGGGTTCCATCAGCCCTACACTTTGTTTTGAGAACCTACTTCAAGCCAATGACATTGGTATTAGAGGAATGGGGCACCAGAATCCAAATATGATTCTGGAATAGGGCCTAAAATTTGGCCACCATGGCCGCACGCCATTCAGGCCATTTTGAGGCCTCTGCATATGAAGATGGATCCTCTGAAATTGAGGAGGAGACcgtgaaggagagagagggcttAGGCTAAGGCCATAGTATTGTACCATTTGTGCGAAGACAAGGACAATGAATCTGAGATTTGGAGCGAGTGACCTTGGGATGAAGATGAATATTCGGGAGAGTAGAAGTAGATGGAGCCGAAGGAGGATGGGATGAAGACGACGGCAAGGGAAGATGGAGTGATTCGGTGGAGGATTTATGAGAAGGTGAAGACGGTAGGGAAGAAACAGGATGAAGGCTAGGGTTTGTCGAAGGGATTGAAATGCTCTGGTTGAGTGGAGAGGAAGAATTGGACGAAGGGATAGGCCACACGGGATGAGGGCCTGGGTTACGCAGATTAGGGCTTAAGGAGTGAGGACCGGATGATGGGTTTAAAGGCGTGAGACGTGATGTGGTAGGAAATGATGGCCAGATATGGTAATTGAATGTATGTGTGAGTGAAGCGGTGATAACAAGAGAGGTCAGTGTGCCCAAGGTTTTGTTAGACTTGGCAGAGAGGGCGGTTATCTGGGCGAGAAAAGAAATTGGGTGGTTGACCACCAAGGCCACATCCATGACGTCCACCACGAGAGAAATCATTTCGGCCTCTGTTCGAGTTATTGGGTGAAAAGGGAGGTCAAAACTGAGTGGCATGTGCAGCAAGTGGAGTAACAGCAAGAAGAGACTGATTTTGGTGATTCAAACGAGCGTCATGATCCAACAAAAAGCTATAAATATGTTGGGAAGAAAGGGCATATGGTCGTGTTGTAATGGCTAAGACTACGGTCTCATAATATGAACCGAGACCAGCCATGAGGTAAATAGAAAATTGAGAAACAGAGATGGGGTGACCTGCTGCATTAAGGGAGGCAGCAAGGCAGATTGATATGTTATAGAATTCAAAGATGCTTTCAGAGCCCTTCTTAAGGGTTGCAAGCTGGAATTGTGTTTGAATGACATGAGCTGAGGACTGGGCAGCGTATAAGGTTTGCAAGGTGGTCTAGACTTCTTGTGATATAGAACAATCTAAAACATGAGAGAGTATTGAATCTGTGAGAGAAGAATTTAGAGTTGAAATCACGAGTTGGTCTTGTAAGACCCAACGAGAATAATCGGGATTGGGCTGATCATTTATGGTGGGAGGAGGGCGGGGATAGTGCCATCAATGTAACCATACAACTGATGGCCTTTGAGGAAAGGAGTGATCTGTGCTTGCCATAGAAGGTAGTTGTTGATGGTGAGCTTGAGAGCAACGAAATTGGAGGCAGATGTGGCTATAGAGGTGTTGAGGGGAAGAAAGTGATGatgtttttgagttttgattgTTGGAATCCATTTTCTAttgaggaggaggaaggagcATAGGCTTTTACGGGCTCTAAGATACCATATTgaagagaagaataaaaatgcagAGCATGTACTTAAGGAAAGGTCTGAAAGACctatttttgttgaaaataatttacaagTATACGAAAGCTACTTTTACAATAGTCCAGTGGACTTATTTATACAAGCTACTCAAAATAAAGATGAATTTCATTTGTATAgaatttcattgtaatttcATAACTAATTTTGGGACCACCAGTATCAATTCTGTTAGTGCAGAGGGCGTCCAGATGCTTATAGAATTCCGTTGCAAGATTCATTTTGAGGTGATGAGTCAACTGCCTTAATAAGGGAGGACATAAtattaagacaaaaaaaaaaaaaacattttcatatCGTTAGAGTTTATGAAAGAAGAGCATCTCAAAGAGATCTTTCCCCATAAATTTGATCTTCACTATAAATCAAagtgcaaaaaataaagatgggATAAACTCATCATCGATGCTTAGAAAATAGAAAACCACAGAAACGATCATAGGTCCGGAcgtgaaaaacaaaaaatctccTCACAAGACAACTACTcatatgaggaaaaaaaaaaaaaaacaagcgaAAGACGAAGATCAAATAATGTGCCACGAGTATTTTCTTCAACCTAGGACATGAATTAAGTCATACGAGGTTTGGAAAAAAAGCACATAGCAAGCTATAGAAAGAGTGTGTTCTCGACTTTGCAAATCAGTTTAAAATTTCAGAGGAAACAGAGAAGAAATAGTGAAAGTCAATCAAGAAGACAGACtagtttgaatattgagaatactgtatttttaaaatatttcactattatttattagtttattattattttacttatttttcactactattcaaatcatatcatcttatctcactatccagaCGAAagcttattaaataaaaatggtaGCATTccatttattgaaaattggataaAAGAGATTTTACCAATTGGAGGAAAATTCATATTCGGATTCGAAACTAAGATTTAATACATGTTAAatcatttgaatataatttaaaagagattgagcaactATCCTTAAAATTTAATGGTCTGTCTATACTAAAGAAATAACTTGTATaagttctaaatagataaatcttatGTAAATTCTTGTAAAAAAGTATACCCCAactaaaaaaagtagaaaaaattattttttattagtgagatttacttttttataaaagatttatatgaaacttgtctattttaaacttatatctaatattacttataCTTGAACTTGTGTGTATTTGCAATGACAACCCAACAATGATCTCCTTAAGTGGACCTTAACGTGAGTCGCATTGTTATTGGTATACTTAATGCTATGTTCACACAATTTTCCTCTGTCACATGATAATTTAACACTTCACAATAGTCTTTTCATATTAATGGTAAATGTCATCGTCCTCCCTCTCACATTTAGGTTACATTTAAATGTTAAGTTGAATTaagttaaattgaattttttataaatagtagtgagttgagaggATGAAATGAGTTATATAAAACCCAtctaagataaatttaaatgtatttaaatgttaagataattttagatatagaAAAGTTGTAAAACATATGGTTCCACCAATCAACAAACTGTTCAGCTGACAAAGGCCACATCCTGACTTCTTCAGTTGGTTTCAAAGCCGGCACAGCACCCTTTAGAACATTGCTGTAAAATTGGTGTGAGAGAGATGGAAACAAGGCCACTTCTTTAATTATGCTTATTAGTTGTGGATCCCATgaagtttaaaattgaattgCACTCAGTGAAGGTTAAAACGTTTGTTTGGATGTTGCATGAAGTCTAAAAATGAATTGTATTTAGATGCttccaacatccaaacgggCCCGCATGTTATGTTAGGTTGACAAACATgcttcaattcatttcaaattaattattaatgagatttacgacttttttaatttttcataaaaaaagttaacatcatcttaacttatttcatacattcaaatacatctcaATAAGATCTACAAAATACTATTTACCAATCACATCAACATCCAAGCATTCAGGATGTCTTATCTATGTTTGTATTTTTCACGTAAAATGACTAGCAACATGTCAAGATAAAGTCTTCGTTGGATTATGtaaattcaacataaaataCATATGAGTTAAAGTGATTTTCAGTATTTAACATgcactgtatatatatatatatatatatatatatatatatatataaagtgattttcagtatttaacatgcactatatatatatatatatatacacaccttttttttattattctttctttctttttccttattttcatctctcgcatttataattttatttgaataaaaagaaacataCTCGTAATAAAAACCTTagaaaacatgaaaaagaagaaacaaattcataaaaaaagtgGTTTTGGTTAGTTGGGATATTGATATCACTTTCGCAATAGAGAGATCTTGCAATTacgttaatatataaaaatattaaaaaatttaatactattaaaagtttaacggtagttagagaaaatatttcaaatgaataaaaaaaaaaagaaaagaaataatatttaaataatatagaaaaataatgaataaggTATATTGTAAGACTggttaactaaaataataaaagtggGTTTTAGTTATTTAGATGAAATAATACGCTATCGAAACAAGGCGACCAACGTGCAAGGATTGGCAACCAATACATAAGGTACGTGCTAAGAAGCATGGCTCCCTGGCTTGTTCGTTGTTACCTTGCTCTCCTCGGTTTATTAGCCATATGCCCTTTTGAGCTCAAACTATAATCGGGCTTGGCCCAATTTTCAATAGATCTACATAATGAAAAATCttggagaaatatttttttagtaattttataaaaataaatttttaaattgaaataatttgatgtggtattttcaattgtaaaaattatttttattataaatagatctaatatatcacataaaatcatgtcagtttgtgaatttattttaatgaaatctttttgtagttgtagcacttctcaaaattatatatactactctcttatctaaattttattaGGAAAATACTAATATGCCACATGAGTTTACCCCCTCATTTTGAcatctcatatatttaattttttttaaatttttttgtttaatggttaaagaagtgactttTAGTatgttggtatatttttttattttttaaaaatatttaaagatatttaaaaaacatgaaaaaataaaaataaaataaaatgtgaaatttaTACTAGTGGGCAGCTGGCACACTAGCATCACTCTTTTAATTATACTGCGACAAGATGTTattgtttttaacttttgaatttttatttaaaaaaacaatgacttaggcctcgtttgcattcaaaacccacctcgactcatcacatctcatcattacaactttttcaaatttccacacaaaatataataaacaattcaactttttcaaattctaaaataactttttcaaattctcacacaaaatataataaacaattcaacttttattttactattcacaaatcatctcaacccatctcaacttatctcttaatccaaaccactccttaaggatgataaaatattatattttatataatactataacaatgagatgagaattaGGTATAATTACATTACTACTAAATTATATAATGCAGAGCTTTACTTCTATCAATTGCATGTAAGAGCATTGGCAGTTAGTGTATGCATATGTAAATACAAATACATGTTTACATAATAAGTGTATATTTTTTACTGTATTGGATTAGCCATATGCAAATATTTAACTTACTATGAACATTATCATTGGATATTTACATGTACTATTCACCATTCctcctttattttattacttttttgtgtatatttgtgtatatttacatattacTATTCAGCCTTCATGCAATTGgtgtatatttataaattttatatagtgggttttaattacaaaacatatattcaaaaaattaattttaagaaaaaaattaataataataaaaaatatattttattattattttagcttAAAGATACATAATTCAATGTGAAAATTTTTCTTGATGAAAAATGCTTGGGATCCCACAGGTAGCTCCTGCAGCCCTGCTGGATACcactgagtttttttttaattaataattaagtaagtattttttaataatattgtgatttttttttaaaatatttaaaaatgttaaaaaaaatacatctaaaaaaataaaaaataaaaacacaaaatcaacCAGCGAATGGCAAAAATAATCTTCAAACCATGTGATTTTGCATTTATACGAGACACCAATGCGAATGCTCTTAGCAGAACTCGTGGTACGTGAGAGCCGAGGGTTATCTGTCAACGAGAGCTTAGTGCATGGAGGTCGTGGACAAATATAATCCACAAATATCCCCAAATTCCAGTCACTCGTTCAATACCAAAATTCCATAGCCTATACTAAACCTCCTCTCCAAGTTAAGATCTCTCTATATATACGAAGACAAAATAGACCATGAacaatctagaaaaaaaaaaatcccttttaAAAGGAACCAAAAGTAGCAGCCCCATCTCCAGCAAATCTTTGAATTCGACCCAACTTCTTGAAGATGGGTATGGTATTTGGAAGGATCTGCGTCGAAACCCCGAAATACGAAGTGATTCAATCTTCAGCCGCTTACGAAATTCGTAAATATGTACCGTCCGTGATAGCTGAAATCACGTATGATCCATCACAATTTAAGGGCAACAAAGATGGTGGCTTTACCGTATTGGCCAACTACATTGGCGCTCTAGGAAACCCACAAAACACAAGGCCCGAAAAAATTGCAATGACCACACCAGTAATAACAAAGAACCCAGAAAAGATAGCCATGACAACCCCGGTCGTGACCAAGACCAGTGGCGCCGGAGAAGAGGAGCTCAAGAACATGGTGACTATGCAGTTTTTGTTGCCAGCAAAGTATCGGAAGGCAGAGGAGGCACCAAGGCCGGTGGATGAACGGGTGGTTATAAGAGAGGAGGGGGAGAGGAAGTATGGGGTGGTGAAGTTTGGGGGAGTGGCAACTGAGGAGGTGGTGAAGGGGAAGGTAGAGAAGCTGAAGCAGAGCTTGGAGGAAGATGGGTATAAGGTAATTGGGCAGTTCTTGTTGGCAAGGTATAACCCACCTTGGACTTTGCCTCCATTCAGGACCAACGAGGTTATGGTCCCAGTTGAGTGAAGTTTGCAGCCTAAACTAAATTATATGTATGATATGCTTTTCTCTTCCGTTCAGGTTTAGATGTAAActaaatgatatgatatgatatgcttCTGTTTACCTTGACTATCCTGTTGCAACCAAAGCTccattttattccatttttcatttgaatcaTACCTGATCAGTATAGATTGGGTTCAGCGAAGTTCCACTGAGCATTATTTTCATTCCTTTATTGATTTGAATCCCCAACTTGAAAGGGGTCTTTAACTTCTAGTATACCATTTTAGTATTTGTCAGATAATGAGTTCATGCACCTATTTGCCCCACAAAAATCCCATGACAGCATTGGTAGCGTATGGTGTTAAGTAATTCAAAAGAAAGAACCAAAGATATTTGAAACAAATTTCTCTATTCAGTACAAGTCATGAGCTTTCACCTAATATAGTTGGCAATGACTTCACTCACTCTGTGTTGCAGCCTCTGATCAACAAATTGAACAGACACCACTTAATTTACAACGAGTATAGATAGATATGAGATCCGTAACGAAACCTATACATCAACCTTACCCACTAAAGAGCTTCACAACAATAGTGATGATATTCAAAATCATGAGGGGTAGTCTCAAGAACTGGCATGCATGTATTAGCCCTATGATCTGCCCTTTAATCGAATTTCTCCCACCTCCTGCAATCCCAGCCAAGGTCCATCCTCTTCGAGCAAGGAACCGATCCTCGTTCAGTATTGCCATCGCGTTTGCAAAGAGCAGAAAGGCTTCGAGCAAAGTCCAGAAACCCATTTCCTGCATGCATGATGAAGCATTCAAGATTTCAGTTTCAGGATAAAAACAGTCCCAAGTTAACATCCAAGTGGAGTGGAGTATTTGTGGAAACTTTTGAGTCATACATTATGCAGCATAGCACAAGCATGTACGGAGTTGCCCAAATCTTGTGGAAGTTCAAGTGCTTCCGATTGAATGCTTAAAGTATCATACAGCACTTCAAATGCATTTGATTGAAATGGTAAAAGCATCATCCTTTAACCACAAATACTACATACTCCCCCCCAAACTTTTCTTTTCTGGGGATTTCTTGAGAATTCTACAAGACAAGGTAGGCTTTTTGCACTTTGCCCCAATGCAAAATAATCTAAACATTAACGACATCACATACTctccacacccccccccccccccccccccccccccatttgTCTCCAAATTGCTCTCACAAGTCGTTTTAGCCCTCAACTCAACAATtaaaaaaacccaattttttttcctcgaaAGAGCCGGCTAATTCTACCTTGAAAAACCTCACTTCGATACTAAACTAGCACATCAATCCCTACGATCAGTACCAAATAAAAGCCAGAACGATAGCAGAATAATCTAAAATCCCCATCAATATGGGAaactttttaaaacaaacatacCGGTGCTTATCAAAGCAGAAATCACGAACATATTCAGCTAAATGGttaaaagaaatcaaacaaaaacccataaataaatataattatatcttgGTTACTGTTACTCTACGTACAAAATGATCTCAAGTCTCACCTCCGAAGCAAAAACTGACTCAGTGAATGAAGACAACGCTTCCCTGCAAAAGGCTCGACCCAACTCCCTTAGACTGAATTCCAGAACAAAAAACAGATGGAAGAGAGAGACCAAGGAGCAGAGAATTCCGAATATGACGCTTCTAGaaagttttcaatttttattggTCCACGTTATCAGAATTATGTCCTTTTATATCCAACGTTTTGAGATGTGCTGCAGAGAGCACTCTGAACGTTTTGAGATGGGTGAACGGTAAACCGGATCCGATTGAATTAAACCGGTGGGTTTGATCCAATCCgatatccattttattttatttttttataaaattggtCCAAATTGATTCggtttcgatttttttttttttgtaacccCGAATCAAATCGGATCGGATTGGATGAGAccgtttcatatatatattttttaattttttatattatatatcatttttatatataattatatataaaataattttatattatatgataaattactaattaatataatattaaattttaaaatcatatataaataactatatgttatcactataatatattgtattaatagttatactaatattatattataatatattatatattatcactataatatattatgaatatatattattatataatatatcatataattatatattatattatatatattatataatatatcaaaaaatcGAAAGTATCGATTTAGGAGTTTAACCGATGTggtatcaatttaaaaaatatatatatatgaaaaatgataaggtTACTACCCtcttagagcatcctcattaGCTTGGCCAAAATTGAAGGatggctaaaatttagataatttgtgTCAAAAAGATCTCACATTGGATTGGGCATCTCTAAAACAATTTGGATTTCAACTACAGTACTTCACCAAATATAACTAACTACAATTGattcatcaaatattaaaatattaatttctcactccaaacaaacaaattaaattaattagaatataattaacatttaacatttagagtataattattattaacatttaataatatttttttaatattagtttaattagaatataattattattaaattttaataatatttttttaatattaatttaattagaatataattattattaacatttaattggtagaactacaaaatgtgataaaaataaatttaattaattagttattaaaataataatattttattattatatagagagtaaatagataatccaatgtggatattaaatttaaatagaataggaaaatataaattcatatgatattagctaaaatttgaagATACATTTGATTAATCTAATGAGAATACTCtactacctatttattattttttttatatttaatttttttaaacttttttattttacttaatagttaaagaagtgactattaataaaattatatattttttaattttttattaatgattatggatgttaaaaaatattttttaaaaaatttaaatatatataaataataaataaatagtaataaaatagtaaccCTGTCATCCCTATTCAATTGTAAAACACATCCAAAATCCGACCTAACCAAATCAATTACACACTTGTTGCTGCTATAACCAAGAGATTATGGCCGTTGGATACAAAAAGCACCCTCGCAAACCGACCCGAATTTTTGGGCAAGTCGAGATAGCCTCTTAGATCGAAGATGGCTGCGTTTCTACTccttcctccttctccttcactTTCCTTCCTTCGCTACTATCCTCCACTCTTCCTAAACCCTAAGAATTCGAGAGGCGACAGAGGCTCAGAGCGGAAGCTCAAGCTTCCATTTCGCAGCTTATTTAGAGCTTCCATTGACGGCGACACCAATGGTACTCTCGAATCGCCGAGACCTGCTCGCAGAGGCAGAAAGAAGGGGCCcacttcgtcttcttcttcttcagataCTTCTTCGCCGAAGAAAACAAAGCGTTCGAGAAAAACCCAATCCGAGAACGGCACAGTTGAAACCAACGAAGAAAAGGAAACAGACCCGGTTCCAGATTTAGAAGATTACGACGATGGCATCGATTTTCCTTACGACGACCCACCCTTGATCTGCTGCTTCGGCGCCGTAAGGAAAGAGTTTGTACCCACCGTCCGGGTTTCCGACAACCAGATGCACCCGGACATCTACTCCCAGTGGAAAATGCTCCAGTGGGACCCGCCGGAGTTCGTAAGAGCTCCTGGGGGAGCCCCTTCGAACGTGGCGATATCGCACGTGAGGCTGGGCGGGCGAGCCGCGTTCATGGGGAAAGTTGGAAAGGATAATTTTGGGGACGAGTTGGTGTTGATGATGAATATGGAGAAGGTGCAGACGCGGGCTGTTAAGTTCGATACGAGTGCTAAGACGGCGTGCACGTACGTGAAAATAAAGTTTGAGGATGGGAAGATGAGAACCGAGACGGTGAAAGAGGCGGCCGAAGATTTCCTTCTTAGCTCTGAGCTGAACCTTGCTGTGCTCAAAGAGGTCAGTAACACAGAAAATTGGTGCTTTACGTTGTTGGGTTAACAATTACTTGCAGTCTATAGCATTTTTCTCTAGTCATTTAGAGGAGAAATACGTGCTACTCATTCATTTAGGTTACTGTTGGAGTTTGAATTGAGAGGTGAAACAACAAATTGAAGTGATTTGAATAACATGAATAAGTCCAACATGCTGCATTAAAGCTACTCCGAGTGTTTATTTCAGTTTGCCGTTATTCAAAGTTAATGGCATTAAGGTAGATAGCTAGACCCATTTACCAGTAAACCCTGAGATGTTTGGTTCTTACAAATCATATATTTCTGCTGCAACAGATATAATTGAGAGATATCATCAAATTGGAAAGTACTTGGCATGTAAAGAAAACTAttcaaatgaatgaaaattgtCTCATTCATTCAGGTTGCTGTTGGAGTTTGAATTGTGAGGTGAAACAACAAATTGAAGTGATTTGAATAACATGATTAAGTCCAACATGCTGCATTAAAGTCCCCGTTTTGGCTACTCAAAAGTGTTTATTTCAGTTTGCCGTTATTCGAAGTTAATGGCATTCAGGCAGAAAGATAGACCCATTTACCAGTAAACCCTGAGATGTTTGGttcttaaaaatcatatatttatgctGCAACAGATATAATTGACCGCTATCATGAAATTGGAAAGTACCTAGCATGTGAAGAAAACTATTCAAATTAATGCACTGTCTCTGAAAATTGTAGCAATCACTGAATGTTGAATGATTTTCT
This window harbors:
- the LOC121264452 gene encoding uncharacterized protein LOC121264452 gives rise to the protein MGMVFGRICVETPKYEVIQSSAAYEIRKYVPSVIAEITYDPSQFKGNKDGGFTVLANYIGALGNPQNTRPEKIAMTTPVITKNPEKIAMTTPVVTKTSGAGEEELKNMVTMQFLLPAKYRKAEEAPRPVDERVVIREEGERKYGVVKFGGVATEEVVKGKVEKLKQSLEEDGYKVIGQFLLARYNPPWTLPPFRTNEVMVPVE
- the LOC121264453 gene encoding immediate early response 3-interacting protein 1-like, with protein sequence MGFWTLLEAFLLFANAMAILNEDRFLARRGWTLAGIAGGGRNSIKGQIIGLIHACQFLRLPLMILNIITIVVKLFSG
- the LOC121264454 gene encoding fructokinase-like 1, chloroplastic produces the protein MAAFLLLPPSPSLSFLRYYPPLFLNPKNSRGDRGSERKLKLPFRSLFRASIDGDTNGTLESPRPARRGRKKGPTSSSSSSDTSSPKKTKRSRKTQSENGTVETNEEKETDPVPDLEDYDDGIDFPYDDPPLICCFGAVRKEFVPTVRVSDNQMHPDIYSQWKMLQWDPPEFVRAPGGAPSNVAISHVRLGGRAAFMGKVGKDNFGDELVLMMNMEKVQTRAVKFDTSAKTACTYVKIKFEDGKMRTETVKEAAEDFLLSSELNLAVLKEARIFHFNSEVLASISMQSTLIKAITLSKKFGGLIFFDLNLPLPLWRSRDETWEIIKKAWNKANIIEVSRQELEFLLDEDYYERKRNYKPEYYAENFEQTKNRRDYYHYTREEISPLWHDGLKLLFVTDGTLRIHYYASSFDGVVVGTEDVLITPFTCDRTGSGDAVVAGIMRKLTTHPEMFENQDVLERQLRFAIAAGIISQWTIGAVRGFPTESATQNLKEQVYVPSLW